atccttTCACATATGATGGACATCAATTAGATCATTTAAAGAAAATggttgaaatgtttaaaaacctgaaagtaattaataagtatGATGGAACTGATGTGACTAAAAGAGTAAATTTTATTAATGGTTGGTTGTTAGCATATCGGGTTTGATAATGTTGTGGAATACCTTAAACcctgaacaaaaaaaaagatttgcCCTTCAGACAGGTCGAATCAATCAAGACTGTTTAGAAAATGTGTTCGGTATATTTCGTTAACAACATGGTAATAGCTATAATCCTACACCCATTCAGTTCATTTGggccttaaaaaaatattttgccttGAATATTTTAAGCATTCTCCAAATGCGAATTGCATTGAAGATCTTGATAGTGTTCTTTGTAAagtaaatgaattaaataatgtttcacCATCATTTCAAGAAATTGTTAATCCCAAACAATCAAAAGATAatctttttaaattcaattcttTCTCTATCGGTACTGTAGACTAGTGCTTCTCAACCTTTTTTGTTATAGGGCcccctaaatttaatgtaaaactgtcaagGCTCCCTTCCATGGATGTaaaagcaaaaaataaataaaaaaaggtcatcagtattatttttttcaatgatatactaatatactatacttacaTGCACTTATTTCACATTTtcacacaaataaattattaaaatgtataggtgtataaaacttaaaaacatatattataaacaaaaaaagaatcggtaataataactataaagaaatacaaaaatattcagtAATAATGTTGATTTGATTTCAAACAAAGGctaggttaataataataataaataataataataaaaaatgtgaattaattttattaatgtgacGGTTGGGCTTGCATATTTTCGCATAACATATTTATGTCAGGTGTGATATTCGAAACTGAAATACGCAAGTTTGATTCTAAAGACTGTTGTGAAATGCAGGAtctatgtttgttttttataatttgaagttGTGAAAATGCAGTTTCACAAAGATATGTTGATGCGAaaggtattaatataagtaaagCCGCTTTTGAAATTACAGGATACTCTTGCTGTCGTCTTAATCAAAATTCGGTAAGTTCTTTTTCATTAAACTCGGTTTCAAGAGTTGAGTCTTCtctaatttcaattaattgcTCTTTTGCGGCCCATGAAATATGATCGTATTTCAAAGAAAtagaaaatggtttttttacccaatcgtcttcattatttttatttaaatttggaaaatattcagATAAAAATTTTAGTACTGAAGACAAATGATCAGTTATTATACTTGAAACTGAAGTTGTCATTGAAAGCTCATTAACGGTAAGAAAATCGTGTAAGCTCGTAAACATTGAGGAATCTCCATTTTTAAATGCGTTTAACCAAGAagacaatttttgtttaaatgctTGAAGTTTTGAGGTAAGTATTAAAATGTTGGTACTCTTACCTTGAAGAGATAGATTTAATTcattaactttatcaaaaaaatctgCTAAATATGAAGTTAAACACATACATTTTGCATTACTTAAAAGTGCAGATAAATCGGGTTTAATATCACGAAGAAATATGCGGAGCTCATCACTTAGTTCTATAACTCTTTTCAAAACTTTTCCACGGGATAGCCAACGTACGTCTGTATGGAATAGTAATGTATTATGGTTGGATCCCATATCttcacataaaattttaaaaagtcgaGAATTTAGGGCACGGGTTTTCACAAAATTGACCATTGATACTACGTCATTCATAATTGAATTCAGTTCACAGCCAATTTTTCGAAAAGTTAAATGTTCTCTATGTATAATGCAATGAACAAATCTTATATCAGGAATAACTTTCATCACTTCTGCTTTAAACCCTGATATTCTACCAGTCATTGCTGCTGCTCCATCTGTACATACACCAACACATTTGGTCCAGTCTAattcgtttataataaaaaaatcatttacttttttaaatatatctatgcCTTTTGTTGTCTCGGAAAGAGTTTCACAAAAAAGTAAATCTTCATTTATTTCTAGATTATATTGATATCTCACAAATACCATTAACTGGGCATTATTTGTAAGATCTGTCGATTCATCGAGTTGTATTGCTAAAGTGtcactatttttaatttgaattaataattgagATTTCATATAATCCCCCATATAGTCTATTCTTCTTTTAATAGTATCATTAGAAACAGGGATGGACCGTAATGCATCTGCAATTTTATCACCGTGTAcaatttcacatatttttattgctgCAGGTAAAACCAAGTTTTCTCCAatagtaaaactttttttagcTTTAGCAATTAGTAAAGTCATTTCAAAAGAAGCTTTAAgaagtgttttatttaaattagtatgtttatcaaaaaaaactacttgCCGACTTTGTTCTGATGcttttctttcaaaaaaatcaGACGTTTTATTTTGGTGTTCGGGGTGCATAGTAATTAAATGTCTACTTAATTTTCCAGGTCTCATGCAATCGTTTGAGAGTGTATTTGAACATATGACACACATCGGTCGTTCTTCCTTATTTACGCACGATGcaataaaaccaaattttatatattctgAATTGTActtgcgtttttttttattgtttgcaggtaaaaattcattttttcttttgctGGTTGTTGAACTAGAATTATCTGTTTCTGGAAATCTTATGTTACTAGTTGAAGTAGAAGTATCTGATTTTATATTTCCTTTCAACCACTTTtccattttaaacttaaaataatattattaacaccacACGTCCACACGAAACACACGATATCGAGCAAAGAAACGCGACTGTACTGCAAAGGCTTTACATCATTAAAGTTATCATCATTTTCGATAGTTTAAtctttaatagattattattattataagattaaaGTAGGTAATCTAATAACTCTAATGTGAGATAAACTTTCCCgatgtaataacaattttattattatttaagaacagTAATCTAACATTAGACTTTATCGACAATGATTAATCATATGGTCGGttataatggtaatattataactgaataaccgaaaatattttaaataaaaaaaatatttcaaggcCTCCAATCATATAGCCACGGCCCCCAGGTTGAGAAGCACTGCTGTAGACtacagaaaattaaatattcctgAAACTAATGCTTTAACATATATATGCGGATATCTAATGagaaaatgtttagaaaaacaTGTTTGTCAGGATTGTATTAATTATGCTAATTATCAACAAAACCTTGAACAATCTTTTCttttatgttttttcaaatCTACTTCTAATGACAATTCTCTTTATGGAAAATTATTAATGCCACACGATgacttttacaattatataattaaattagaaagtatttttattgaacattttcctTCCTTAGCAACTGAAGACAATGTAGGGGCTAAGTTAAAAGATTTATTAGTAAACACACGTTTAAAACACCcttgtgaatattttaacaaaacatttttattaaatttatttataaggcTTAGAATTTTTTCatccattaaatttttaaataaatctttagTATCAGAAAGAGTTaggaaaaatagaaaattaacgattttaaaacatttgtaatttatgatttttgtttgtattaattttattattattattattattattattattattattattattactattatttttagtttaactttattattttgtaattttttactaaaGTACTAATGTgctttcataattaatattcctCATTTGGTAACTATAAAAGTCTGAATTttcctattaaataaattataatgttaacttGTTATGCGTGTtgattgttatatttgttttattatttgtacgatgatgtaatttgtttttgaaactttacaaaaaaataaaaaataaattgaattaggtttgattgtttgaatataataatatattagaaatttgaacaaataaacAGTGCTgtacgatataaaaaaaaaagggaaaTTCCCGGTACGTGGCAGCACGTTTAAATTCTAGAAATGTCGGACGTGGTTTTATCATCTCCCATAAGAGCCTATGTTAAATGAAATATGATTCCCTTCTGTTTGTTCTGTGCTACAATCtcaccttaaattataaatgcataaatataacaattaaatattgttatggaatatgcatatgtattatatgtatataaatatgtatgtagtgCATAGTATCTAGAATGTAACGTAtggcgtataacatatattgcaaaCACGATAACAGGATACGATTCTCGGAATAACCAGACGTGGAAATGTATCAATGATTAATTGAACAACGTCCTGTGAAATCCGAAGTCGATAGACTAATAAATAAGTCGATAGACTGGGGGGGAAGTAGGAGAGCAGGAGGCCCaataaaaccagacccgaaacaGCCTGTAGATCAGACGTGTAACACCACAGCATAGGCGAGCACCTTCACGAATGACAACGCAACAACTTGTCAAATTGTACTTGGagtattttcaataaacaacTAACTTTTCAaccagtttaaattatttatcaactctACCTGAAGAAATCCTCTACAatcggtcttgctacctgcaactttaTGAACTAAGCAGTTAACCCAAGTGCTAGATCATAACAGCGACCACCACTTAAAAAAAACCTGCCCAAATCAACAAGAGATATTCAAACAAACATCATTACTCCACACCAAAATAACGGTCGAAGAGccccataaaaaaaaagaaaccatTCAATGCTCCAACTGTCAGGAGTACAGACACTCCAAAAGTTATTGTGCTCATCCTCCTAGATGTGTTCGCTGCACCGATTTCCACCCTACCCATCAGTGCACCAAATCAAAAGATACACCTGCTACCTGTGCCTTGAGTGGAGGTGATCACTCAGCGAATTATCGCGGTTGTCCAGTCCACAAGAGCCTACAACGTTTCAATCTAAAGTCAAactcaaattctaaaaattatgtgAACAATAACACTAATGTAAACAAACGGGGGATTCAATCCAGTGTAAGGACCCTTTTCAACCCACCTAACATCACTGATAATAAAACTTTTCCTAACCTTATCCAAAATCCTCAGAtccaaaataattcaaataaaactgaACCCCAATCCAATCCTCccgatattatatcaaataatcaaTTATCATCCTTCTTAATAGAATTCAAACAACTCATTAATCCCCTAATTCAATTACTTACCACagtcattaataaattaattatcaataatgataaataatcaaatcaacaataaaaattttaaaatcattctcTGGAATGCTAACGGCCTTGAACAAAAAGAACCAGAACTATTAAACtttcttttagaaaatcaaATTGATGCAGCTCTTATCACTGAAAtcctctatagtctatacaaaCAATTCTAAACATTTCTTTCCTGGCTACAAGGTTTACAGTACCAATCACCCTGATGGGACGTCGCATGCCGGTTCCACTATCTTAATATCATCTTCAATCCAACATTATCCCCTACCATGCTTTCAATTCCCCTCTATCCAAGCAACAAACgtttcaatttcaataaatcatatTCCTATAATTATCTCGGCAGTCTACTGTCCTCCTAGGCCAAGTATATCACAGTtacttataaatcaatttttatccTCATTAGGTCGCACCTTCATAGCTGGAGGCGATTTTAATGCCAAACACCTATTATGGGGTAGTCGTGTTGAAAACCCCAGAGGACGCATTTTCTTTAATTCCATACAAATGAACAAGCTCTTAGTCTTTCCCCCCCCTGGTCCAACCTACTGGCCAACTCATCAAAACAGACAACCTGGGGCTTGTTTCATAAAAAAGACAAGTCGAAATGGACCATATGTAAACTTGTAAATTTCATTCACTTGTTAACTTtgtgtttcatataatatacaagttgaCAAGTTGACCTATGACAAGTGACAATTGACAAGTTAAAGAAAACCtggaaaatattgtaaaaaaacttgttttttgtttcataaacaacaatgatttgtaaaatatattgaaaatatgataacaatttGACTAGTCCCTGAAGTATAGTTTTTTAAGTgacaattgttattaatattatttcattatattattcttcaaaatttagagaactttttttaaaatttggtcATCTTCATCATCAAGTTCTTCTGACAGCGAcgatgaaaatgttatcattcgTCGAAGAAGAATATTCCGTccaagaattaataataattttatggctGAATATGAATACAATGAACGGTTCAGAATGAACTCAGTGAAGTTGGAGTACATTGTCAGCAGTATAGGGCATCTTCTAGTTCATCATACAAATAGAAATCATGCATTATCCCCCATTCAACAAGTAAATTTATGCTTATATTTTTTGGGAAGTGGTACTCAGTATCACGCTATTGGTGATATGCATGGTGTATCAAGAGCTACTGTTTGTTGTGTAGTAAGAAATGTGACAAAAGCCATAAATGAGGTACTTTTTCCACAATTGGTTCGATTTCCAAATGATTTGGTAACTGTTGTTCAACATTTCCATAGTATAGCTTCAATACCCTTAGTTGTAGGTTGTGTTGATGgaactttaattaaaattgacgCACCATCGATAAATGAACCGGTGTTTGTTGATAGACATGGAAATCATTCTGTTACGTGTACAGCAGTTTGTGGACCGACTAtgcaattttattatgtaaatgccAACTGGCCAGGCTCAGTACATGATGCTAGAGTCTTACTCAATAGTTCATTATGGGCTAAAATGGAATCAGGTTGGAGACCAATTGAAAATGGGATTATACTTGGCGACAGCGCATATCCTTTAAGAGATTGGCTAATACCGCCTACTATAAAAGTTcttaaaagttgaaatataaaatataaatcaataactgttaatgtaaaatatttatcaaatttgcattaaaataaaaaaaaaaagtcagaatatgaaaataatataattagtaattattgaagtacttaatattatgttatcaataaaataattatttaaatgatatacttatgaatattatacaaacaaaaacataattaaagtaaattaacaatatgatatttaagACATTTGggatttaactaattaaattaagatCCTTAACTTAGAAATGAAATAGttttatcacaatatttaaagtttaataacaaataacaagtACAAATTTTTATACGGATTGATAAACcgaaatattatcatacattgcTTATCAggcttgtaaaaataaacagcTGACTTGTAAACCGTTATTTATTTGACAAGTAATTTTCGActggaatacatttttatgaaacaatGCTGAATTGGACTTGTCTGTTTTTATATGTTACTTGTCACTTGTATTTttcaaacttgttttttttatgaaacagGCCCCTGATttccttgatttttttataacgtCAATCCCAAACCATATAAACCACAGCATCCAAAATGTATGTGATCTGTCTTCTGACAACTCTCCAGTCCTGCTAAACATTATGAAACCACCAATTCTTATTTCACCTCGTCCCTCCCTTTCCAAATGTCCAGTCAACTGGAACCTTTTTTCCACGTCGTTAGCAAACAatacaaacttaaaaatttcacaATCCAATCACCAGTCTATGAGTGTTCCTATCCTCCTAACCCAAATTGTCACCCTAAATCCAAACACAACGATTATCTTTTACCCCCTGATATAAACGCTTTAATTGCTAATCACAATTGATAACAGACACGAAAAGTGCTCTCTCTTTCatagttgtaatttaattactttccAACCTTCTTCACCTTCTTGGACGCATTCTACCACGCTGTTTCTATCGCAACTTCACCTGCACTTGTTATCCAGCCTAGAGCCTGCTGTTTTTGACTTCAATTTTGCAGTTTTTGACTTCGCTTCAATCGTGTGAGTACCTACTGCGCTTTTTCTTCACGTGGTTATCACTTCTCCATCTTGGCAAAATCGTTTCTAACTTCAACTTGTTGGGTGCGGTGCTGGCTGCCTACCTTGCTCCTTAACTCTTACCGAGGTGGTTGTATATTGCCTTACTGCTACGCCCGCCTTGCCCGCGCAGCAACACTCATTTAGTTGCCCATCTCTTTCGCCTGTTGTTACTTACGTCCACGTCGCAACTCCTCAATTGTCACCTCTCAAACAAATTTGCCTACATCTCAAAAAACAACTCCATTATCCAAATTGGGCACCACCGCTGCAAAACCTAATACTCGTAGTAACTCGTCGTCTGCTCCGCTACCACCACCTCCTTCTAACAGTGACTTGATGACCGCCATTCTGAACATTCAAACCTTTCAATCAACGCATTTCGAAGAACTTCGCGGCTGCCTCACTAAACTTACTCATGATGTTTCTCACCTCCAGAAAGAAAACAATTCCCTTCGCGCTGAGCTCTCCTCTCTCAAAACTAAATTCGACAACCTTGATGTCGGATCCACCACCCCAACAACGACCGCCTTCGCTGCTCAGCTGCTTCGCGAAAACTCTGAGAGCAATAAATGCGCTTTCAGTGCAATTCTCTACGGTATTACTGAATCGCGCTCTGCTTCTGCTGCGCTAAAAATTGCTGACGACAACGCCGAGGTGTCTCGAGTTCTGGAATCCATTTCTCTACCAGTGTCCAATAACTTTAAGCTATTTCGTTTGGGTGGTCCCAGTTCGCGCAAACCAAGGCctctgaaaatgattttttctaCTAAAGACGAAGCCGCCAGTCTTCTCCGTAGTTACCGCTCGGCGATCAATACTGGCCTAAAGTTACCTGACAACCTTCGCATAGTCTGTGACAAGACAACTCTCGAGCGACAACTACTCCGCTCATCCCACGCCGAATTAGAACTTCGTCAACAATCCGGGGAATCAGACCTCTGTATCTTTTACATAAATGGTGTTCCCTCCGTTGTCAAATCCAAGCCAAAAAACTAACTGATTGCCGCCCTGCCTTATCTCACCAGTTACCTGCTTACTTATCTCCCTCATGCTCAAGACTCCATTCTTcttttactaataattgttctaattgttataatagttttatttcttgTGATAACTTTGTTAATGAATTTatgtcttttaaaaaaaaaaatgtctctacCCCACCTTTATTATGTAACAGCAACATTATTCATATGTCTAATTTAAACATCTACTACCAGAATGTTCGGGGTCTTAGGACTAAGTTGGTTAATCTTAGGAGATCCCTTCCCTTAATTCTCTCTTACGATATTCTTATCCTCACCGAAACTTGGCTAGTCTCCGACATTTCTGGTTCCGAGCTTGGCCTATTTggcttttacatttttagactTGACCGGAACATTGAAAATAGCCCCCACTCTCGGGGAGGTGGAGTACTCATCGCCATCAAACCCAAATTCAATCCCCTCCCTGTGGCcttaaacgtaaataatatagaGCAACTATTTGTTACAATCACTCTTAACTCAACCTCTATACTAATAGGATCCACTTATCTTCCACCGCTCTCCCCACTCTCTATAGTTGAATTGCACCTATCTAGCGTCGAACATCTAGTAACGACACTCAAGcctaatactattatgttatgTGGTGATTATAACATACCTCAGGTTTCATGGTCGTCCGACAATCTTGGTCTCACTGCTTCTGGTTGCTCATCTCCTTTATCTAATGCAATTGCCGACTCTTTTTCCTTCTTAAACTTCTTCCAACACAACTACTGTTTCAATAGCAGGGGCAACACTCTAGACCTAGTCTTTTCTAATTCTAGCAAAGTGTCAGTTGTTAGAGCTCATACTTCCGTCCTTGCCCCTGACACTTACCACCCTTCCTTGTTCATTAGTCTATCACTCAATGCCGAACCCATTGCTCAAGCATCCCACTCATTTTACGACTTCAAAACTGGTGATTACACTTCCATATCTTACTTCCTCAACTCTTTTAATTGGAAGTCTACTTTCTCTGCTTACTCCATTAACGATGCCGCATCCGTTTTTAATGACGCCCTTCTTACTTCAATCGATAAGTTTATCCCActcaaattgtttaaaacacCTAAATTTCCTCGCTGGGTTTCCCCATTACTCAAAAACATGATTATAACCAAGAAACGTGCTCACATAACCTTCAAACGTTCCAACCTTGCTCTTGACTATACGATATTCTCTCAACTGCGCGCAAAATGTAAACGTCAGTCCAAATTTGATTTTTCTCTTTACATCAAAAAAACCGAAAATGCCATCTTAACCAATCCTTCTCACTTCTGGAAATTTACTAAAGATTTAAAATCTAACCCTCCAATCCCTTCAACGGATGACGAATCAGCCTCTTCCCCTGTTGATTCAGCAAATCTATTCTCTAAATATTTCCTATCCGTTTTCAAGCCTCCTCTCCCCTCACCATCTAACACCCATTTAGATAATCTATACCCATATAATCTACCGTCAAACTGCCACTTCAGTCTTGATGATGTCCATTCTGCACTTGcttcactaaaaaataataattctaacgGGCCAGACAGCATCTCTGCTCGTCTACTATATAGTTGTCGGCATGCTATTGCCGCTCCAGTCTTCATCCTGTTCAGACGCTCCCTAGACGAAGGCATTTTCCCCGATATATGGAAAACCTGTTCTATCACCCCCATCTTCAAGGCTGGTGACCGGTCTGACGTTTCCAACTATAGACCCATTTCTATCTTGCCTCACCTGGCCAAACTCCTTGAATCCATTGTTTATTCCTGTATTAAAAGAAGCCTCAATCACATAGTTATTGACTCTAAACATGGTTTCCGTCCTGGCAAGTCAACCATCACCAGTAGCATTTCTTTCACCACCTACATACTAAACAGTTTTGAAGCAAATAGTCAAGTTGACACAATCTTTACTGACTTCAAGAAAGCGTTTGACTCAGTAGACCATGGACTTCTCATTGCCACACTTGACTCGCTCGGTATCGGCCAACCACTCATCTCCTGGTTCGTATCCTACTTAACATCTCGTAGACAATTTGTTAAACTAAAAGGAGCCGTTTCAGAGTTGTCAGTaatttcctctggtgttccacAGGGAGGTCATCTGAGTCCtcttctttttataatatttgtaaactcCATAGATAAGTGTTTCTCTTTTGCCAAGGTTCTCCTATTTGCGGATGACAtaacaattttttgtaaaattgactCACCCGCTGATTGCCTTTTATTACAAGCCGAATTGGATGATTTCTTCGTTTGGACGCGTCACCTTAACCTGCCCCTCAACTTGGACAAATGTCACGCTATGACTTTCTCTAGGAAACGTAGCCCCTTACTACACTCATACCACCTTGGCAGCTCCCCCTTCTCTCGCGTCCATCTTATCAAAGACTTAGGCTTCTTTCTATCGCCCACACTCTCCTTCAAACACCACTTAAATGTCACTGTTGGAAAGAGCTTGAAGATCCTCGGATTCATCAAACGAAACACATCCGTCTTTACCTCCGCCACCTGTCTCCGTACCCTCTACTTCAGCCTTGTCCGTTCCATTTTTGAGTATGGATCGGTAGTTTGGTTTCCTCTGGCCTGTGATCAATTGCGTCTGGAACGAGTACAAAATCGTTTCCTGTCTTTTGCTgcctttttattaaatattgagcACACAGCtcatgattataacgttatacgcTCCACTCTCAATATCCCAACTCTGACATTTCGCCGTAAACACGCAGATCTCATGTTCATCTCGTCTCTCCTCAATGGTACCATCGACTCCCCCGACCTACTAGCTACTGTTTCATTTCGCATTCCCTCCTACTCTACTAGACACCATTCTCTTTTCTCTATCCCTACCCATCTCACCTCGTATGGTCACAACCAGCCTCTCCACAGAATTTTACACCTATTAAACCAACTTTAGTCCTACCACTTTATTTTTTACCTGTTATCTAGATATAATTGtcaatttattttctacttatGTAATTTACCTACTTCGCTTATTTTTGTTAACCAAATGCTCTTCGGGGcgtataattatcaaataaaataaaataaaataaaataaaataaaattgctgAAAAACGCAGGGCACGCTCCCGATGGCAAAGATCAAGACTACCTTCCGACAAATCAACCCTCAATAATCTGTCAAATACCATCAAAAAACTAATCCAAATACATAAAAACGATCTTTTTGACTAGAAATTTAAACTTCTAAATACGCATATGGATCTTTATGGAAAACCACGAAAAGCTTgctcaaattataaaaaattctcTAGTCCCATTGAAAAAGCTGACGGTTCGCTTGCATGTTCAGACCTTGAGAAAGCAAATCTTTTTGGGTAACATCTCTCAAATATTTTCACACCTCACCAAAACATTATTCCTAATACCGCtcatttagataaaataaataaatttattgatgCCCCATTACCTATGTCTCGTCCCATAAATCATGTCTCTCCGAAtgaaatttctaatattatacaaaggtTAAAGCCCAACAAATCCCCTGGGCATGACTTGATAACGAATAAAATCCTAAAACACCTCCCAATATAAACAATTGTCTTGctcacatttatatttaactctATGTTAAGATTGTCTTATTATCCTACCATCTGGAAACTATCCATCATAATTCTCATACTCAAACCAGGTTAACTTCATATAGACCCATAAGCCTTCTTCCAACTTTAGGTAAATTATTTGAGAAAGTCGTTTTGAAAAGGCTAAGACCAATCAcagaaacacaaaaaataatacccaATGCCCAATTCGGATTTCGTGCGAAACATTCCACAATTCGACAAATTCATAGGCTAGTTGACACAATTTCTTCCtcttttgagaaaaaaaaatactgcccAGGAATATTCCTTGACGTGGCGCAAGTCTTTGATAGGGTCTGGCACACTGGTCtgctttataaaattaaacaattccTTCCCGCGCCACTATACCTATTAATTCGATTCTACCTCGAACATCGTACCTTCAAAGTTCGTCACGGTAATTCTCTTTCTTCTCTTTTTCCAATCCAAGCCGGAGTCCCTCAAGGTAGCGATCTTTCTCCTGACCTATACAACATCTTCACATCAGATATCCCCACAACTCCAAACACGCTCTTAGCCACCTACGCCGATGATACCTCCATCTTATCCCCAAATAATAGCTCAGTAGAAGCATTCAATGCTCTTCAACTCCACCTCGACCTTATTGATAAATGGTCCTCCGActggaaaattaaaa
This genomic window from Metopolophium dirhodum isolate CAU chromosome 1, ASM1992520v1, whole genome shotgun sequence contains:
- the LOC132932820 gene encoding SCAN domain-containing protein 3-like — encoded protein: MHPEHQNKTSDFFERKASEQSRQVVFFDKHTNLNKTLLKASFEMTLLIAKAKKSFTIGENLVLPAAIKICEIVHGDKIADALRSIPVSNDTIKRRIDYMGDYMKSQLLIQIKNSDTLAIQLDESTDLTNNAQLMVFVRYQYNLEINEDLLFCETLSETTKGIDIFKKVNDFFIINELDWTKCVGVCTDGAAAMTGRISGFKAEVMKVIPDIRFVHCIIHREHLTFRKIGCELNSIMNDVVSMVNFVKTRALNSRLFKILCEDMGSNHNTLLFHTDVRWLSRGKVLKRVIELSDELRIFLRDIKPDLSALLSNAKCMCLTSYLADFFDKVNELNLSLQEQLIEIREDSTLETEFNEKELTEF